A single genomic interval of Amycolatopsis albispora harbors:
- a CDS encoding TetR/AcrR family transcriptional regulator, with protein sequence MRGRADRILDAAAALLLRHGYRKLTIGDIAERAGVGKGTVYLHWRAKHELFEALLMRESIALVDELLDELRADPAVIAPHRIFPRAFELTARRPLVAALITGDTDLLGKLASDSNLRSYKLLANDRGYQVLVRNGLLRGDLPSVQYALQAVITGFYFYDSLDPVTGARLDQGTKSQLLAHTIQQAFECAEPGRLEPAAAEFIALMEELADNYRKSIYSSDPGTG encoded by the coding sequence GTGCGAGGACGGGCAGATCGGATTCTGGACGCGGCGGCCGCGCTGCTGTTGCGGCACGGCTACCGGAAGCTGACCATCGGCGACATCGCCGAGCGGGCCGGCGTCGGCAAGGGCACGGTGTACCTGCACTGGCGGGCCAAGCACGAGTTGTTCGAGGCGCTGCTGATGCGGGAGTCGATCGCGCTGGTCGACGAGCTGCTCGACGAGCTGCGGGCCGATCCGGCCGTCATCGCACCGCACCGGATCTTCCCTCGCGCGTTCGAGCTGACCGCCCGCCGCCCGCTGGTCGCCGCGCTGATCACCGGCGACACCGACCTGCTCGGCAAGCTGGCCTCCGACAGCAACCTGCGCAGCTACAAGCTGCTCGCCAACGACCGCGGTTACCAGGTGCTGGTGCGCAACGGCCTGCTGCGCGGCGACCTGCCGAGCGTCCAGTACGCCCTGCAGGCCGTCATCACCGGCTTCTACTTCTACGACTCGCTGGACCCGGTGACCGGCGCGCGCCTGGACCAGGGCACCAAGTCGCAGCTGCTGGCGCACACCATCCAGCAGGCGTTCGAGTGCGCCGAACCCGGCAGGCTCGAACCCGCCGCCGCCGAGTTCATCGCGCTGATGGAAGAGCTCGCCGACAACTACCGGAAGTCGATCTACTCGAGCGACCCGGGGACCGGCTGA
- a CDS encoding cytochrome P450, with amino-acid sequence MTGTKDPTTLAQRWGLNPEQFWLRGELPERSVAYDPKSGMWNVYTYRDVVRVLSDPATYSSDTSRLLPERKEFTEGSIISLDPPLHQKLRKLVSHAFTPKVIADLEPRIAELTHELLDQAEGDRIDLVSGLAYPLPVIVIAELLGVPAEDRNLFKDWVDKMLERSGQFSLNDSPEERDKMMEAAMEQLDQLIAYLGEHAAERRRQPREDLLTKLVEAEVDGVRLTDREVVNFANVLLIAGHITTTMLLGNTVLCLDEYPDQKAKVLADRELVPGAIEESLRFLSPFATTARVTNTDVELGNTVIEADQMVLVWLAAANRDPEHFTDPGVFDVTREPNTQIAFGRGIHFCLGAPLARLEGRVALNILLDRFPGLRTDPAEAPEFLPQPTMTGVRRLPLVLR; translated from the coding sequence ATGACCGGGACCAAGGACCCCACCACGCTCGCGCAGCGCTGGGGGCTCAACCCCGAGCAGTTCTGGCTGCGGGGCGAGCTGCCGGAGCGCTCGGTGGCCTACGACCCGAAATCGGGCATGTGGAACGTCTACACCTACCGCGACGTGGTGCGCGTGCTCAGCGATCCGGCGACCTACTCGTCGGACACCTCGCGGCTGCTGCCGGAGCGCAAGGAGTTCACCGAGGGCAGCATCATCTCGCTGGACCCGCCGCTGCACCAGAAGCTGCGGAAGCTGGTCAGCCACGCGTTCACACCGAAGGTGATCGCCGATCTCGAACCGCGCATCGCCGAGCTGACCCACGAACTGCTCGACCAGGCCGAAGGCGACCGGATCGACCTGGTCTCCGGGCTGGCCTACCCGCTGCCGGTGATCGTGATCGCCGAACTGCTCGGCGTGCCCGCCGAGGACCGGAACCTGTTCAAGGACTGGGTGGACAAGATGCTGGAGCGCTCCGGCCAGTTCTCCCTGAACGACTCGCCCGAAGAGCGCGACAAGATGATGGAAGCCGCCATGGAGCAGCTGGACCAGCTGATCGCCTACCTCGGCGAGCACGCGGCCGAGCGGCGGCGGCAACCCCGCGAGGACCTGCTGACCAAGCTGGTCGAGGCCGAGGTGGACGGGGTCCGGCTGACCGATCGCGAGGTGGTCAACTTCGCGAACGTGCTGCTCATCGCCGGGCACATCACCACCACCATGCTGCTCGGCAACACCGTGCTGTGCCTGGACGAGTACCCGGACCAGAAGGCGAAGGTGCTGGCCGACCGCGAGCTGGTGCCCGGCGCGATCGAGGAGTCGCTGCGCTTCCTCAGCCCGTTCGCCACCACCGCGCGGGTCACCAACACCGACGTGGAACTGGGCAACACCGTGATCGAGGCCGACCAGATGGTGCTGGTGTGGCTGGCCGCGGCCAACCGGGATCCGGAGCACTTCACCGATCCCGGCGTGTTCGACGTGACCCGCGAGCCCAACACGCAGATCGCCTTCGGCCGCGGCATCCACTTCTGCCTCGGCGCGCCGCTGGCCCGGCTGGAGGGCCGGGTGGCGCTGAACATCCTGCTCGACCGGTTCCCCGGCCTGCGCACCGATCCGGCCGAGGCGCCGGAGTTCCTGCCGCAGCCGACGATGACCGGAGTGCGGCGGCTTCCGTTGGTACTCAGGTAA
- a CDS encoding DUF4442 domain-containing protein — protein sequence MDLTGLAVRLLEPIPANKTLGLRVLRAADGAAEVTAGPAPDFANVIGTMHSSGLVALLDAAGLAALIATAHSEAEFDGVVPLGFAADLRFLAPAKGKLVAGCVLDEPATALARSLFGGTTDKIRLATTAEITGEDGTAVCSGTFQWSVRRTR from the coding sequence GTGGACCTCACCGGACTGGCCGTCCGCCTGCTCGAGCCGATCCCGGCCAACAAGACGCTCGGCCTGCGTGTGCTGCGTGCCGCCGACGGGGCCGCGGAGGTCACCGCGGGCCCGGCGCCGGACTTCGCCAACGTCATCGGCACGATGCATTCGAGCGGGCTGGTCGCGCTGCTCGACGCCGCCGGGCTCGCCGCGCTGATCGCGACCGCGCACAGCGAAGCCGAATTCGACGGCGTCGTCCCGCTCGGCTTCGCCGCGGACCTGCGTTTCCTGGCCCCCGCCAAGGGAAAGCTGGTGGCCGGCTGCGTGCTCGACGAGCCGGCCACCGCACTGGCGCGTTCCCTGTTCGGCGGTACCACGGACAAGATCCGCCTGGCCACCACCGCCGAAATCACCGGCGAGGACGGCACCGCGGTCTGCTCCGGCACCTTCCAGTGGAGCGTGCGCCGCACCCGCTGA
- a CDS encoding DoxX family protein codes for MSTVVVVLSILLACVFLGSGLAKLANVDAMKKSAEQLGYSATTSRVIGALEVAAAAGLIVGLFWMPLGLAAAIGLTLLMIGAVYYHVRAKDAVSHIVPPGALALLSAATAVLIAIA; via the coding sequence GTGTCGACCGTTGTCGTGGTGCTTTCGATCCTGCTGGCCTGCGTGTTCCTGGGCTCCGGCCTGGCGAAGCTGGCGAACGTGGACGCGATGAAGAAGTCGGCCGAGCAGCTCGGTTATTCGGCCACCACGAGCAGAGTCATCGGCGCGCTCGAGGTGGCCGCGGCGGCGGGGCTGATCGTCGGCCTGTTCTGGATGCCGCTGGGCCTGGCCGCGGCGATCGGCCTCACCCTGCTGATGATCGGCGCGGTGTACTACCACGTCCGCGCCAAGGACGCCGTTTCGCACATCGTGCCACCCGGCGCGCTCGCGCTGCTCTCGGCCGCGACCGCCGTCCTGATCGCGATCGCCTGA
- a CDS encoding neutral zinc metallopeptidase, whose translation MLLACVVAGDRGELLPDLHARFGPPAVMTVLAHELGHAVQFRWAWGRRRRRSSRSRLPVHAVRAAGSRAPARGASRTACLTGFWAATLTAGTALRLSPGDLDEAVAEMLAPDSLIAADARGAALPAGFARVAAFRDGFAAAEPAACAAAYP comes from the coding sequence GTGCTGCTGGCCTGCGTGGTCGCCGGGGACCGCGGTGAGCTGCTGCCGGACCTGCACGCGCGGTTCGGCCCGCCCGCGGTGATGACTGTGCTGGCACACGAACTCGGCCACGCCGTGCAGTTCCGCTGGGCGTGGGGGAGGAGACGCCGACGATCGTCAAGGAGTCGCCTCCCGGTACACGCTGTCCGTGCAGCAGGAAGCCGGGCACCTGCTCGAGGGGCCAGCCGGACCGCGTGCCTGACCGGATTCTGGGCGGCCACGCTGACCGCCGGCACCGCACTGCGGCTTTCGCCCGGTGACCTGGACGAAGCCGTCGCGGAAATGCTCGCGCCGGACAGCCTCATCGCCGCCGACGCCCGCGGTGCCGCCCTGCCCGCCGGGTTCGCGCGGGTGGCCGCCTTCCGTGACGGGTTCGCCGCCGCGGAACCGGCGGCCTGCGCCGCGGCCTATCCCTGA
- a CDS encoding glycerate kinase, which produces MSEVLIAPDKFKGSLTAAEVAAAVAAGIAGVRPGIPVRQLPVADGGDGTVDAVVSAGFRRLRTVVTGPAGQPVPASLAVRGDTAVVELAEASGLHRLPGPPLPLTATSTGTGELIAAALRSGRRRVVLGVGGSACTDGGAGLVTALGARLLDARGEELPPGGAALVDLDRLDLSGLDPRLSEVEFELATDVDNPLLGARGAAAVYGPQKGATAEQVELLDRALTRWASVVGAEHAEAPGAGAAGGVGFAALSVLGAKTRPGIEVVLELLGFADAVRDARLVITGEGSLDTQTLHGKAPSGVARAAGDVPVIAVAGRCLLSAEQLSAAGFRAAYALADIEPDPSRSMADAARLLRDQAARLAIDHLQG; this is translated from the coding sequence ATGAGCGAGGTGCTCATCGCGCCGGACAAATTCAAGGGCTCGCTGACCGCGGCGGAAGTGGCCGCCGCGGTCGCCGCCGGGATCGCCGGGGTGCGACCGGGGATCCCGGTGCGGCAGCTGCCGGTCGCCGACGGCGGGGACGGCACGGTCGACGCGGTGGTGTCGGCCGGGTTCCGCCGCCTGCGCACGGTGGTGACCGGCCCGGCCGGGCAGCCGGTGCCCGCTTCGCTGGCCGTGCGCGGGGACACCGCGGTGGTCGAGCTGGCCGAGGCGTCCGGGCTGCACCGGTTGCCCGGTCCCCCGCTGCCGCTGACCGCGACCAGCACGGGCACCGGCGAGCTGATCGCGGCGGCGCTGCGGTCCGGGCGGCGCCGGGTGGTGCTCGGCGTCGGCGGCAGCGCGTGCACCGACGGCGGTGCCGGGCTGGTGACCGCGCTGGGGGCCCGCCTGCTCGACGCCCGCGGTGAGGAACTGCCACCCGGCGGGGCCGCGCTGGTGGACCTGGACCGGCTCGATCTGTCCGGTTTGGACCCACGATTGTCCGAAGTGGAATTCGAGCTGGCCACCGACGTGGACAACCCGCTGCTCGGTGCCCGTGGCGCGGCCGCGGTTTACGGGCCGCAGAAGGGCGCGACGGCCGAGCAGGTCGAACTCCTGGACCGCGCGCTGACTCGGTGGGCCTCCGTCGTCGGTGCCGAGCACGCCGAAGCACCCGGCGCCGGAGCCGCGGGCGGGGTCGGTTTCGCCGCGCTTTCCGTGCTGGGCGCCAAAACCCGGCCGGGCATCGAGGTGGTGCTGGAGTTGCTGGGCTTCGCCGACGCGGTGCGCGACGCCCGGCTGGTGATCACCGGCGAGGGTTCGCTCGACACGCAGACGTTGCACGGCAAGGCTCCGTCCGGGGTGGCGCGGGCAGCAGGGGACGTACCGGTGATCGCGGTGGCCGGGCGCTGCCTGCTCTCCGCCGAGCAGTTGTCGGCGGCCGGGTTCCGTGCGGCGTATGCACTCGCCGACATCGAACCGGACCCGAGCCGGTCCATGGCGGACGCGGCCCGGCTGCTCCGGGATCAGGCCGCGCGGCTGGCCATCGACCACCTTCAGGGATAG
- the gcl gene encoding glyoxylate carboligase, with protein MARMPAMEAVVEVLKSEGVDIAFGCPGAAILPLYKAMEVRGGIEHLTVRHEEGATHMADGWARTNGRVGVAIGTSGPAGTNMITGLYTAMADSIPIICVTGQAASSKLHQEAFQAVDIVDIAKPVTKWAVQIKEAATAPWIFREAFRVARSGRPGPVLIDIPVDIAQQEIEYDASIDAPLPVEAVHPHQPRVERALDLLLAAEKPLLLAGGGVIIADAAAELRELAEYLNVPVQVTLMGKGAIDEDHPLFAGITGVQTSQRYGNASFLESDTVLAVGARFGDRHTGTLEVYRGERKFIHVDIEPTQLGKVFPPDLGVVSDAKLFLQALLRTAKARDAARPAGGWVSRIAELKASLGRREDFDTTPIKAPRVYKEINEIFDENTYFVTAIGLYQIWGGQHQKAYQPRRYQICGQAGPLGWEIPAAIGVKKAAPEAEVVGIVGDYGFQYLVEELAVAAQYHVPFVLIMINNEYLGLIRQASIPYQMNYQVDIHYDEYGTDNVKVMEAYGCAGRRVTEPGDIRDTIEWARKEAVATSRPVLVEIMIEREANTPHGPAIDAVKEFEPLP; from the coding sequence ATGGCGAGAATGCCCGCGATGGAAGCGGTGGTCGAGGTGCTCAAGTCCGAAGGCGTGGACATCGCCTTCGGCTGCCCCGGCGCGGCGATCCTCCCGCTGTACAAGGCGATGGAGGTCCGCGGCGGCATCGAGCACCTGACCGTGCGCCACGAGGAGGGCGCCACGCACATGGCCGACGGCTGGGCCCGCACCAACGGGCGCGTCGGCGTGGCGATCGGCACCTCCGGCCCGGCAGGCACGAACATGATCACCGGCCTGTACACCGCGATGGCCGACTCGATCCCGATCATCTGCGTCACCGGCCAGGCGGCTTCGTCGAAACTGCACCAGGAAGCCTTCCAGGCGGTGGACATCGTCGACATCGCCAAGCCGGTGACCAAGTGGGCGGTGCAGATCAAGGAAGCCGCCACCGCGCCGTGGATCTTCCGGGAGGCCTTCCGCGTGGCCCGCTCCGGGCGCCCGGGCCCGGTGCTGATCGACATCCCGGTGGACATCGCGCAGCAGGAGATCGAGTACGACGCCTCGATCGACGCGCCGTTGCCGGTCGAAGCCGTGCACCCGCACCAGCCGCGGGTGGAGCGGGCGCTGGACCTGTTGCTGGCCGCGGAAAAGCCGCTCCTGCTGGCCGGTGGCGGGGTGATCATCGCCGACGCCGCGGCCGAACTGCGCGAGCTGGCCGAGTACCTGAACGTGCCGGTGCAGGTCACGCTGATGGGCAAGGGCGCGATCGACGAGGACCACCCGCTGTTCGCCGGGATCACCGGCGTGCAGACCTCGCAGCGCTACGGCAACGCGTCCTTCCTCGAGTCCGACACCGTGCTCGCGGTCGGCGCGCGCTTCGGCGACCGCCACACCGGCACGCTGGAGGTCTACCGCGGTGAGCGCAAGTTCATCCACGTCGACATCGAGCCGACGCAGCTGGGCAAGGTGTTCCCGCCGGACCTCGGCGTGGTCTCCGACGCGAAGCTGTTCCTGCAAGCCCTGCTGCGGACGGCGAAGGCCCGCGACGCGGCACGCCCGGCGGGTGGCTGGGTCTCGCGCATCGCCGAGCTGAAGGCGTCGCTCGGCCGTCGCGAGGACTTCGACACCACGCCGATCAAGGCGCCGCGGGTGTACAAGGAGATCAACGAGATCTTCGACGAGAACACCTACTTCGTCACCGCGATCGGGCTCTACCAGATCTGGGGCGGGCAGCACCAGAAGGCGTACCAGCCGCGCCGGTACCAGATCTGCGGGCAGGCCGGGCCGCTCGGCTGGGAGATCCCGGCGGCGATCGGGGTGAAGAAGGCCGCACCGGAGGCCGAGGTGGTCGGCATCGTCGGCGACTACGGCTTCCAGTACCTGGTCGAGGAACTGGCGGTGGCCGCGCAGTACCACGTGCCGTTCGTGCTGATCATGATCAACAACGAGTACCTCGGGCTGATCCGGCAGGCGTCCATCCCGTACCAGATGAACTACCAGGTGGACATCCACTACGACGAGTACGGCACGGACAACGTCAAGGTGATGGAGGCCTACGGCTGTGCCGGCCGCCGCGTGACCGAGCCCGGCGACATCCGCGACACCATCGAATGGGCCCGCAAGGAAGCCGTCGCCACCTCGCGCCCGGTGCTGGTGGAGATCATGATCGAACGGGAGGCGAACACCCCGCACGGCCCGGCGATCGACGCGGTCAAGGAGTTCGAGCCGCTGCCATGA
- a CDS encoding 2-hydroxy-3-oxopropionate reductase, which yields MTDIAFIGLGIMGAPMARNLVRAGFTVTGYDLAAAAVARLAEDGGKAAGSVADAVDGAEIVITMLPADPHVEAVVLGEGGVFETIKPGTLFIDFSTIKPETSQKVAEAGAAKDVRVLDAPVSGGEAGAVNAVLSIMVGGTQADFDAAKPVFDAVGKVAALVGPNGAGQVVKAANQLVVGGTYALVAEAIVLLEASGVDAHAGLDVLAGGLAASRILELKRESMLARQFQPGFRIDLHHKDMGIVLDAARQAEVSLPFGSQVAALVQAARAQGLGDADHSALLTVVERLSGRGGN from the coding sequence ATGACTGACATCGCATTCATCGGCCTCGGCATCATGGGCGCGCCGATGGCCAGGAACCTGGTGCGGGCCGGGTTCACCGTGACCGGCTACGACCTGGCAGCCGCCGCGGTCGCACGGCTGGCCGAGGACGGCGGCAAGGCAGCCGGTTCGGTGGCCGACGCCGTCGATGGCGCCGAAATCGTGATCACCATGCTCCCGGCCGACCCGCACGTCGAAGCCGTCGTGCTCGGCGAGGGCGGCGTGTTCGAAACGATCAAACCGGGCACGCTGTTCATCGACTTCAGCACGATCAAACCGGAAACCTCGCAGAAGGTGGCCGAAGCCGGGGCCGCCAAAGACGTCCGCGTGCTCGACGCGCCGGTGTCCGGTGGTGAGGCCGGGGCGGTCAACGCCGTGCTGTCCATCATGGTCGGTGGCACACAGGCCGATTTCGATGCCGCCAAGCCGGTTTTCGACGCGGTCGGCAAGGTGGCCGCGCTGGTCGGGCCGAACGGCGCCGGCCAGGTGGTCAAGGCCGCCAACCAGCTGGTGGTCGGCGGCACCTACGCACTGGTCGCCGAGGCGATCGTGCTGCTCGAAGCGTCCGGCGTGGACGCTCACGCCGGGCTGGACGTGCTGGCCGGTGGCCTCGCCGCCAGCCGGATCCTGGAGCTGAAACGGGAATCCATGCTGGCGCGGCAGTTCCAGCCGGGCTTCCGGATCGACCTGCACCACAAGGACATGGGCATCGTGCTCGACGCCGCGCGGCAGGCCGAGGTCTCGCTGCCGTTCGGCAGCCAGGTCGCCGCGCTGGTGCAGGCGGCCCGCGCGCAGGGTCTCGGTGACGCCGACCATTCCGCGCTGCTCACCGTGGTCGAGCGGCTGTCCGGGCGAGGAGGGAACTGA
- a CDS encoding hydroxypyruvate isomerase family protein, which yields MTISVPDGLRLDVNLSILFTELPLLERPAAARAAGFDAVEFWWPFESATPGDAEVTRFVRAVRDAGVQLVGLNFAAGDMPAGDRGLVSWPQRSGEFRENVPIAVGIAEELGCRAFNALYGNRIDGTDPAEQDELAAENLAIAARAAEAIGAVVLVEPVSGAPRYPLRTAADALDVLHRVPRENLRLLADLYHLTVNGDDLDAVIAEHTGRIGHVQIADAPGRNQPGTGSIDIAGYLGKLAANGYSGHVGLEYKPTGASAESFGWLSQTTKELHD from the coding sequence ATGACCATCTCCGTGCCGGACGGCCTCCGGCTCGACGTGAACCTGTCCATCCTGTTCACCGAACTCCCCCTGCTCGAACGCCCGGCCGCGGCCAGGGCGGCGGGCTTCGACGCGGTGGAGTTCTGGTGGCCGTTCGAATCCGCCACCCCCGGCGACGCCGAAGTCACCCGATTCGTGCGGGCCGTGCGCGACGCGGGTGTCCAGTTGGTGGGCCTGAACTTCGCGGCGGGTGACATGCCCGCCGGGGACCGCGGGCTGGTCTCGTGGCCGCAGCGGTCCGGGGAGTTCCGCGAGAACGTGCCGATCGCGGTCGGCATCGCCGAAGAACTGGGCTGCCGCGCGTTCAACGCGTTGTACGGCAACCGGATCGACGGCACCGACCCGGCCGAGCAGGACGAACTGGCCGCCGAGAACCTGGCGATCGCGGCCCGCGCGGCGGAAGCCATCGGCGCGGTGGTGCTCGTCGAGCCGGTGAGCGGAGCGCCCCGATATCCGCTGCGCACCGCCGCCGACGCGCTCGATGTGCTCCACCGCGTGCCGCGCGAGAACCTGCGGCTGCTCGCGGACCTCTACCACCTGACCGTGAACGGCGACGACCTCGACGCGGTCATCGCCGAGCACACCGGCCGGATCGGCCACGTGCAGATCGCCGACGCCCCCGGCCGCAACCAGCCCGGCACCGGCTCGATCGACATCGCCGGCTACCTCGGCAAGCTCGCCGCGAACGGCTACTCGGGCCACGTCGGCCTCGAGTACAAGCCGACCGGCGCGAGTGCCGAAAGCTTCGGCTGGCTTTCCCAGACGACGAAGGAACTCCATGACTGA
- a CDS encoding gamma-glutamylcyclotransferase — MALMFLNGGAMRGEPLHHLLGGAPLVAATTTAPKYRFYSVGDQCPALFPVSHGGAAIAGELYDIGLDALRDHVLPSEPHELELGVIELADGSSAFAMLLRRPYTSHVQLRDITEIGDWRAYRRSRERAA, encoded by the coding sequence GTGGCTCTGATGTTCCTCAACGGCGGCGCCATGCGCGGCGAGCCGCTGCACCACCTGCTCGGCGGGGCGCCACTGGTGGCGGCCACCACCACGGCGCCGAAGTACCGGTTCTACTCGGTCGGCGACCAGTGTCCGGCGTTGTTCCCGGTTTCCCACGGCGGCGCGGCGATCGCGGGCGAGCTCTACGACATCGGCCTCGACGCGCTGCGCGACCACGTGCTGCCGTCCGAACCCCACGAACTGGAGCTGGGCGTCATCGAGCTGGCCGACGGCAGCTCGGCGTTCGCGATGCTGCTGCGCCGCCCGTACACCTCCCACGTCCAGCTCCGCGACATCACCGAGATCGGCGACTGGCGGGCCTACCGCCGCAGCCGGGAAAGGGCAGCATGA
- a CDS encoding NCS2 family permease has product MTLARPGDRIREGESEPPRKSPLDRFFRISGRQSTIAREVRGGITTFVAMAYIVLLNPLILGASADITGTKLSTAQLTTATALSAAVMTVLMGLVGNAPLALAAGLGINGIVAFQMAPAMTWAQAFGLVVLEGLCIVLMAASGIRERILNAIPMALKTAITVGIGLYIALVGLVSAGFVTRVPDAAGTTVPVQLGVDGHLDGWPIAVFCFGLLLMTVLVARKVPGAVLISIGVATVAAVVLHDGFGLGEWGRTEPTLPSDFVAAPDFGLLGEVDLFGGFVSAGALTATIFLFTLVLSGFFDAMGTITSVSQEAGLSKDGKVPGMGRILLVDGAGAVAGGVTGSSPNTVFMESAAGVGEGARTGLASVVTGALFALTLLFTPLAGVVPAQAAAPALVVIGGMMMAQVRNIPWNEADFTIPVFLTAALIPFTYSITNGVGAGLIAFVLVKTCKGKWREAGWLLTLLALVFAVYFGINGVKALF; this is encoded by the coding sequence ATGACGCTGGCCCGTCCCGGCGACCGGATTCGCGAAGGCGAATCCGAGCCACCCCGCAAGTCCCCGCTCGACCGGTTCTTCCGGATCTCCGGCAGGCAGAGCACGATCGCCCGCGAGGTCCGCGGCGGGATCACCACCTTCGTCGCGATGGCCTACATCGTGCTGCTCAACCCGCTCATCCTCGGCGCGTCGGCGGACATCACCGGCACCAAGCTGAGCACCGCCCAGCTGACCACCGCCACCGCGCTGTCCGCGGCGGTGATGACCGTGCTGATGGGCCTGGTCGGCAACGCGCCGCTGGCGCTGGCCGCCGGGCTCGGCATCAACGGCATCGTGGCCTTCCAGATGGCCCCGGCGATGACCTGGGCGCAGGCCTTCGGGCTGGTGGTGCTGGAGGGCCTGTGCATCGTGCTGATGGCGGCCAGCGGCATCCGCGAGCGGATTCTCAACGCCATCCCGATGGCGCTGAAAACCGCGATCACCGTCGGCATCGGGCTCTACATCGCGCTGGTCGGCCTGGTCAGCGCCGGGTTCGTGACCCGGGTCCCGGACGCGGCCGGCACCACGGTGCCGGTGCAGCTGGGCGTGGACGGCCATCTCGACGGCTGGCCGATCGCGGTGTTCTGCTTCGGCCTGCTGCTGATGACGGTGCTGGTGGCCCGCAAGGTGCCCGGCGCGGTGCTGATCAGCATCGGCGTGGCCACGGTGGCCGCGGTGGTGCTGCACGACGGGTTCGGGCTCGGCGAATGGGGCCGCACCGAGCCGACCCTGCCGTCGGACTTCGTCGCCGCGCCCGACTTCGGGTTGCTCGGCGAGGTGGACCTGTTCGGCGGCTTTGTCTCGGCGGGCGCGCTGACCGCGACGATCTTCCTGTTCACGCTGGTGCTGTCCGGTTTCTTCGACGCGATGGGCACCATCACCAGCGTTTCGCAGGAAGCCGGGCTGTCCAAGGACGGCAAGGTTCCCGGCATGGGCCGCATCCTGCTGGTGGACGGCGCGGGCGCGGTCGCGGGCGGGGTCACCGGCTCGTCGCCGAACACGGTGTTCATGGAGTCGGCAGCCGGGGTCGGTGAGGGCGCGCGGACCGGGCTGGCGAGCGTGGTCACCGGGGCGCTGTTCGCGCTGACCCTGCTGTTCACCCCGCTGGCCGGGGTGGTCCCGGCACAGGCGGCGGCCCCGGCGCTGGTGGTCATCGGCGGCATGATGATGGCCCAGGTCCGCAACATTCCCTGGAACGAAGCGGATTTCACCATCCCGGTGTTCCTCACCGCCGCGCTGATCCCGTTCACCTACTCGATCACCAACGGGGTCGGCGCCGGCCTGATCGCCTTTGTGCTGGTCAAGACCTGCAAGGGCAAATGGCGCGAAGCCGGCTGGCTGCTCACCCTGCTGGCGCTGGTCTTCGCCGTCTACTTCGGCATCAACGGCGTGAAAGCGCTCTTTTAA
- a CDS encoding nucleoside deaminase, translating to MTTTETAESAWLTECVRLAAKNVKEGGGPFGALIVRDGEIVATGVNRVTPDLDPTAHAEVVAIRAACQALGTFKLDGCVLVSSCEPCPMCLASSLWARVDRVVYAADRHDAAKAGFDDLAFYDLFSTPRHTWAVPVTQVSIENGFTPFATWLDQPDRIDY from the coding sequence ATGACCACCACCGAAACGGCCGAATCCGCCTGGCTCACCGAATGCGTGCGCCTGGCCGCGAAGAACGTCAAAGAGGGCGGCGGCCCGTTCGGCGCGCTGATCGTGCGCGACGGCGAGATCGTCGCGACCGGCGTCAACCGGGTCACCCCGGACCTCGACCCGACCGCGCACGCCGAGGTCGTCGCGATCCGCGCGGCCTGCCAGGCGCTGGGCACCTTCAAGCTCGACGGCTGCGTGCTGGTGTCCTCGTGCGAACCGTGCCCGATGTGCCTGGCGTCTTCGCTGTGGGCACGCGTGGACCGGGTGGTCTACGCGGCCGACCGGCACGACGCGGCGAAGGCCGGTTTCGACGACCTCGCCTTCTACGACCTGTTCTCCACGCCTCGCCACACCTGGGCGGTACCCGTGACCCAGGTGTCCATCGAGAACGGTTTCACCCCGTTCGCGACCTGGCTGGACCAGCCGGACCGCATCGACTACTGA